A DNA window from Halomonas zincidurans B6 contains the following coding sequences:
- a CDS encoding GGDEF domain-containing protein, which translates to MRSLRHSTLLRLLSTFSGLFLVVGAALWLLARADSLQLGETITDNRIALLALLLLGFILTSSLLIHRQYIQPLHRLVDYVKNQHDGEPETPPATLLERHDDIAYLTCQIEKLLLSLREKNQQLLEQSLNDPLTGLGNRRLLEQRLEIALPLSRRRMTPLSALMIDVDHFKQYNDHYGHPAGDDCLLEIANVLRDIFRRETDIVVRLGGEEFLVVLLDVDLGEATRLAEAMRSMLQAVGIPHESSPTAEVVTVSIGVATAAPGIPIDLDSLLSCADAALYQCKAEGRNRTVSSLVDARCSVPVEPPSKA; encoded by the coding sequence ATGCGATCGCTTCGACATAGTACCCTGCTGCGCCTTCTGTCCACGTTCAGCGGCTTGTTCCTGGTGGTCGGAGCGGCCTTGTGGCTGCTCGCCCGCGCCGATTCCCTGCAGCTGGGCGAAACCATCACCGACAACCGTATCGCCCTGCTGGCGCTGCTGTTGCTGGGCTTCATTCTGACGTCCAGCCTGCTGATCCACCGCCAATACATCCAGCCGCTTCATCGCCTCGTCGATTACGTCAAGAATCAACATGACGGCGAGCCTGAAACTCCCCCCGCGACGCTGCTCGAACGCCACGACGACATCGCCTACCTGACCTGCCAGATCGAGAAGCTGCTGCTCAGCCTGCGCGAGAAGAATCAGCAACTGCTCGAGCAGAGCCTCAATGATCCGCTGACCGGGCTCGGCAATCGCCGCCTGCTCGAACAGCGCCTGGAAATTGCCCTGCCGTTGAGTCGCCGGCGCATGACGCCATTGTCGGCGCTGATGATCGACGTCGATCATTTCAAGCAGTACAACGATCACTACGGGCACCCCGCCGGCGATGACTGCTTGCTCGAGATTGCCAACGTGCTGCGGGATATCTTCCGCCGCGAGACCGATATCGTGGTGCGTCTCGGCGGCGAGGAATTCCTGGTGGTGCTGCTCGATGTCGATCTCGGCGAGGCTACCCGGTTGGCCGAGGCCATGCGCAGCATGCTCCAGGCCGTCGGCATTCCCCACGAGAGTTCTCCCACCGCCGAGGTGGTCACCGTCAGCATCGGCGTGGCCACCGCCGCGCCGGGCATCCCGATCGATCTCGACAGCCTGCTGTCCTGCGCCGATGCCGCGCTCTACCAATGCAAGGCGGAAGGCCGCAATCGCACCGTCAGCAGCCTGGTCGACGCGCGTTGCAGCGTACCCGTGGAGCCCCCCTCAAAGGCTTGA
- a CDS encoding flagellar basal body L-ring protein FlgH codes for MPNRVLRSLWVGIVMLVVGGCAQLPRPSVVGEQEKVVINEPPPPIPNGSIFQPATGYQPLFEDRRPRNIGDILTIVLDEDVSASKNSSANAGRDGSASLELAQLPDALDQLAEYGFDVSGKNDFSGSGGAAANNSFTGTITVTVIDVLYNGNLKVRGEKQIAINQGTEFIRFSGVVNPRTISGRNTVVSTEVADARIEYVGDGYINEAQTMGWLQRFFLNVSPF; via the coding sequence ATGCCGAACCGTGTGCTGCGGAGCTTGTGGGTGGGGATCGTGATGCTGGTCGTAGGCGGTTGCGCGCAGTTGCCGCGCCCGTCGGTGGTCGGCGAACAGGAAAAGGTGGTGATCAACGAGCCGCCGCCGCCGATTCCCAATGGCTCGATCTTCCAGCCGGCCACCGGCTATCAGCCGTTGTTCGAGGATCGCCGTCCGCGCAACATCGGCGATATCCTGACTATCGTCCTCGACGAGGATGTCAGCGCCAGCAAGAACTCCTCGGCCAACGCCGGCCGCGATGGCAGCGCGAGCCTGGAGCTCGCTCAGTTGCCCGATGCGCTCGACCAGCTGGCCGAATACGGTTTCGATGTGTCCGGCAAAAACGACTTTTCCGGCAGCGGCGGTGCGGCCGCCAACAACAGTTTTACCGGCACGATCACCGTCACGGTCATCGACGTGCTCTATAACGGCAACCTGAAGGTGCGTGGCGAGAAACAGATCGCCATCAATCAGGGCACCGAGTTCATTCGTTTCTCGGGGGTCGTCAATCCGCGCACGATCAGCGGCCGCAATACCGTCGTCTCGACCGAAGTCGCGGATGCGCGCATCGAGTACGTGGGCGACGGTTATATCAACGAGGCGCAGACCATGGGCTGGCTGCAGCGCTTCTTCCTCAATGTGTCGCCGTTTTGA
- the flgK gene encoding flagellar hook-associated protein FlgK, translating into MSLFSTGLSGLSAAQVALQTTSTNISNVYTPGYNRQITQLGETSPSGGGVQVNDIERQFNQYIASQLNESSSRSSALQAYDTQVSQLDNLLADGEAGLAPLMQSFFSSLEDLSGAPSDPAARQGLIGSADTLTAQFRAFDSYLDDMQSGINGQVRDEVTQINNTTEQLAKLNRQISLTQAKTGEVPNNLLNQRDNLVAGLSERIDVKLSIQDGGTYNLTMANGQPLVAGNNSYSLEAVPSSSDPTRTVVAYNDPGGSTIELAESTFEGGTLGGLMTFRSETLDKTQNQVGQMALALAEGFNEQHRAGQDLNGAQGQDFFAIGSPSVFSNERNASGASFSAEFSAFSAVTTSDYQIKYESGDFVVSRAGSKTPLDPQPTAGTDAGSNTTLSFDGMTLTLDESSGAIAEGDTFLIQPTRNLAGQLENVIDDTSKIAASAHVQVTPSLKAGSTLAASSVTIEDGFTLPTTSIQMDISISAADAANDAFTLSPNAPAGSQVLVNGEVPADPSSVKLSAGDTLSIDGISMTFSGKPVDGDTLTLSSDPASGDNRNALALQSLQQGGLVEGKASLSEAYASLVSDVGNRTNVVQANLSAQSVLTEQLTAVQQSESGVNLDEEAANLIRFQQFYQANAKVIQTGSTLLDTILGIR; encoded by the coding sequence ATGAGCCTCTTCTCCACTGGCCTTAGCGGCCTCAGCGCTGCCCAGGTTGCCCTGCAGACGACCAGCACCAACATCAGCAACGTCTATACGCCGGGCTACAACCGCCAGATCACCCAGCTGGGTGAAACCAGCCCCAGTGGCGGCGGCGTCCAGGTCAACGACATCGAGCGCCAGTTCAACCAGTACATCGCTTCGCAGCTCAACGAATCGAGCAGTCGCTCGAGCGCGCTGCAGGCCTACGATACCCAGGTCAGCCAGCTCGACAATCTGCTTGCCGATGGCGAGGCCGGGCTCGCACCGCTGATGCAGAGCTTCTTCTCGTCGCTCGAGGACCTTTCCGGGGCGCCTTCCGACCCGGCGGCACGCCAGGGGCTGATCGGCAGCGCGGATACGCTGACCGCCCAGTTCCGGGCTTTCGACAGCTATCTCGACGACATGCAGTCGGGTATCAACGGCCAGGTACGCGACGAAGTCACTCAGATCAACAACACCACCGAGCAGTTGGCCAAGCTCAATCGGCAGATCTCGCTGACCCAGGCCAAGACCGGCGAGGTGCCCAACAATCTGCTCAACCAGCGCGATAATCTGGTCGCCGGGTTGAGTGAGCGCATCGATGTCAAGCTGTCGATCCAGGATGGCGGCACCTACAACCTGACCATGGCCAATGGCCAACCGCTGGTCGCCGGCAACAACAGCTATTCGCTGGAGGCGGTCCCGTCGTCATCCGATCCCACGCGGACCGTGGTTGCCTACAACGATCCCGGCGGCAGCACGATCGAGCTGGCCGAGTCGACTTTCGAGGGCGGCACGCTGGGCGGCTTGATGACCTTCCGCAGCGAAACGCTGGACAAGACCCAGAATCAGGTCGGCCAGATGGCGCTGGCATTGGCCGAAGGCTTCAACGAGCAACATCGCGCCGGTCAGGATCTGAATGGCGCCCAGGGCCAGGACTTCTTCGCCATCGGTTCACCGAGTGTCTTTTCCAATGAGAGGAACGCCAGTGGCGCGAGTTTCAGTGCCGAATTCAGCGCTTTCTCGGCGGTGACGACCAGCGATTATCAGATCAAGTACGAGAGTGGCGATTTCGTCGTTTCCCGGGCCGGGAGCAAGACGCCGCTGGACCCGCAGCCGACGGCCGGAACCGATGCCGGCAGCAACACGACGCTGTCGTTTGACGGCATGACCCTGACCCTCGATGAGTCCTCGGGCGCCATCGCCGAAGGCGATACGTTCCTGATTCAGCCGACCAGGAACCTGGCCGGACAGCTTGAAAACGTCATTGACGATACTTCCAAGATTGCCGCCAGCGCCCATGTCCAGGTGACGCCGTCGCTCAAGGCGGGAAGTACACTGGCGGCCAGCAGCGTGACGATCGAGGATGGTTTTACGCTGCCCACCACGAGTATCCAGATGGATATTTCCATCAGCGCTGCCGATGCCGCCAATGACGCATTCACGCTGAGCCCCAATGCGCCTGCCGGCAGCCAAGTCCTGGTCAATGGCGAGGTTCCGGCAGATCCGTCGAGCGTCAAGCTGTCCGCGGGCGATACGCTGTCCATCGACGGGATCAGCATGACGTTCAGCGGAAAGCCCGTCGATGGGGACACGCTGACCTTGTCGTCGGATCCCGCCAGCGGCGACAACCGCAATGCCCTGGCGTTGCAGAGTCTGCAGCAGGGCGGGCTCGTCGAAGGCAAGGCGAGCTTGAGCGAGGCCTATGCGTCGCTGGTCAGCGACGTGGGCAACCGGACCAACGTCGTCCAGGCGAATCTGAGCGCGCAGTCGGTGCTGACCGAGCAGCTGACGGCCGTGCAGCAGTCCGAGTCGGGGGTCAATCTCGACGAGGAGGCCGCCAACCTGATCCGCTTCCAGCAGTTCTATCAGGCCAACGCCAAGGTCATCCAGACAGGCAGCACGTTACTCGACACCATCCTGGGCATTCGTTGA
- the flgL gene encoding flagellar hook-associated protein FlgL → MRISTVTMFESSLSSMNRQQSAFLDVGQQLATGRRVVNPSDDPQAASRAVSVSQSMAVSQQYADARVTARNALSQEESVLNSVSDAISSAKTLIVQAGNGTLSDADRSAIGSELRGIYESLLGQANTTNGNGDYLFGGVKDNASPFVKQGGRIVYQGADSVRAQQVDSSRQMPVGDSGLDVFSGVHAGSDYVAEATTAADSTLTFTGPSVRDAAADGFGASYTLTFTDATTFSITDGLGTALLTDTYTAGEPIEFNGMSITLEGEPKQDDAIEMTKGQDQSVFATLESALAALESPADTSAKQADLSNTLSSVSRQLDNSLDNVLTVRASVGARLNELDVLDTVGGNRSLNYESTLSELVDLDYASAISDYTLRQVGLQASQKTFVDMRGMSLFEML, encoded by the coding sequence ATGCGCATCAGTACCGTGACCATGTTTGAATCCAGCCTGTCGTCGATGAATCGCCAGCAGAGCGCCTTTCTCGATGTCGGCCAGCAGCTGGCGACCGGGCGCCGCGTCGTCAACCCGTCCGACGACCCGCAAGCGGCCTCGCGCGCGGTCAGCGTCTCGCAGTCGATGGCGGTATCGCAGCAATACGCCGATGCCCGCGTTACGGCGCGCAATGCGCTATCGCAGGAAGAGAGCGTACTCAATAGCGTCAGCGACGCGATCTCCAGCGCCAAGACACTGATCGTGCAAGCCGGCAACGGTACCCTGAGCGATGCCGACCGCTCCGCGATCGGTAGCGAGCTGCGTGGCATCTACGAGAGTCTGCTGGGTCAGGCCAACACCACCAACGGCAACGGCGACTACCTGTTCGGCGGTGTCAAGGACAACGCTTCGCCGTTCGTCAAGCAGGGCGGTAGGATCGTATACCAGGGCGCCGATTCGGTGCGTGCCCAGCAGGTCGATTCGTCGCGTCAGATGCCGGTGGGCGACAGCGGCCTGGACGTCTTCTCCGGAGTCCACGCCGGATCCGATTACGTGGCCGAAGCCACGACGGCAGCGGACAGCACGTTGACCTTCACCGGGCCCAGCGTCAGGGACGCAGCGGCGGATGGCTTCGGCGCAAGCTATACGCTAACGTTCACCGATGCGACGACCTTCAGTATCACCGACGGTCTGGGCACTGCACTATTGACCGATACCTACACGGCTGGCGAGCCCATTGAATTCAATGGCATGTCCATCACGCTGGAAGGCGAGCCGAAGCAGGATGATGCCATCGAGATGACCAAGGGCCAGGATCAGAGCGTCTTTGCAACACTGGAAAGTGCCCTGGCCGCCCTGGAGTCGCCTGCCGATACCTCGGCCAAGCAGGCGGATCTCAGCAACACGCTGTCATCGGTCAGTCGCCAGCTCGACAACAGCCTCGACAACGTACTCACCGTGCGGGCCTCGGTCGGTGCGCGACTCAACGAACTGGACGTGCTGGACACCGTGGGCGGCAACCGCAGCTTGAACTACGAATCGACCCTGTCCGAGCTGGTCGATCTGGATTACGCCAGTGCGATTTCCGACTACACGCTACGCCAGGTAGGCCTGCAGGCCTCGCAGAAGACCTTCGTCGACATGCGTGGCATGAGCCTGTTCGAGATGCTTTGA
- the flgG gene encoding flagellar basal-body rod protein FlgG: MIRSLWTAKTGLEAQQVQMDVIANNLANVSTNGFKRSRAVFEDLLYQNLRQPGAQSNVQDNLPSGMQIGSGVRPVATERLHTQGNLENTENSRDLAISGKGFFQVTRADGSTAYTRDGSFQVNQNGQLVTASGYPIEPAVFIPENALSVSVGRDGIVSVTQPGSAQSNQVGQLTLATFSNPTGLESIGENLYLETTASGPRNDNVPGLNGAGTLYQGYVETSNVNVVEEMVGMIQTQRAYEINSKAVKTSDEMLARLAQL; encoded by the coding sequence ATGATTCGTTCATTGTGGACTGCCAAGACTGGGCTGGAAGCTCAGCAGGTGCAGATGGATGTCATCGCCAACAACCTGGCGAACGTCAGCACCAACGGCTTCAAGCGCTCGCGGGCGGTGTTCGAGGACCTGCTCTACCAGAACCTGCGCCAGCCCGGCGCGCAATCGAATGTCCAGGACAACCTGCCGTCGGGCATGCAGATCGGCAGCGGTGTACGTCCGGTCGCCACCGAGCGCCTGCATACCCAGGGCAACCTGGAAAACACCGAGAATTCGCGCGATCTGGCGATCAGCGGCAAGGGTTTCTTCCAGGTGACGCGTGCCGATGGCAGCACGGCCTATACCCGTGATGGCAGTTTCCAGGTCAATCAGAATGGTCAATTGGTGACCGCCAGCGGTTACCCCATCGAGCCGGCCGTTTTCATTCCCGAGAATGCGCTGTCGGTTTCCGTTGGTCGCGACGGCATCGTCTCGGTGACCCAGCCGGGCAGCGCGCAGTCCAACCAGGTCGGGCAGTTGACCCTGGCGACCTTCAGCAACCCCACGGGGCTGGAGAGCATCGGTGAAAACCTCTACCTCGAGACGACCGCCTCCGGTCCGCGCAACGACAACGTTCCCGGGCTGAATGGTGCCGGTACGCTGTATCAGGGTTACGTCGAGACCTCCAACGTCAACGTGGTCGAAGAGATGGTCGGGATGATCCAGACCCAGCGTGCCTACGAGATCAACAGCAAGGCCGTCAAGACTTCCGACGAGATGCTGGCGCGTCTGGCTCAGCTGTGA
- a CDS encoding DUF3307 domain-containing protein, protein MDSNSLSLLLLLLLGHLIGDFLLQSQAWVRSKESRHYLSPAVYLHSGVHGLLALVALLASAQAALPTLAAVVAISVTHLAIDIAKSYAPPQARYFLLDQALHIGVLLVVWALLVESPAWLAELGGWLLHPAPLLVALGYLLVLRPTSILIALIMRRWSRQVDTSGMLADAGARIGMLERFLVLTFVLADQLVPIGFLLAAKSVLRFGELREDRDRKLTEYVLLGTMLSFALTLCLGILIRRALAAL, encoded by the coding sequence ATGGATTCGAACAGCCTGTCGCTGCTGCTGTTGCTGCTGCTCGGTCACTTGATCGGCGATTTCCTGCTCCAGAGCCAGGCCTGGGTGCGCAGCAAGGAGAGCCGCCACTACCTTTCGCCGGCCGTCTACCTGCACTCCGGCGTGCACGGCCTGCTGGCGCTTGTCGCCTTACTGGCCAGCGCGCAGGCCGCCCTGCCGACCCTCGCTGCCGTCGTGGCGATCAGCGTGACGCATCTGGCGATCGATATCGCCAAGAGCTACGCCCCGCCGCAGGCGCGCTATTTTCTGCTCGACCAGGCGCTGCACATCGGCGTGCTGCTGGTGGTCTGGGCGCTGCTGGTCGAATCCCCCGCATGGCTCGCCGAGCTTGGCGGCTGGTTGCTGCACCCGGCGCCGTTGCTGGTGGCGCTCGGCTATCTGTTGGTATTGCGCCCCACTTCGATCCTGATCGCGCTGATCATGCGGCGCTGGAGCCGCCAGGTCGACACCAGCGGCATGCTCGCCGATGCCGGCGCGCGCATCGGCATGCTCGAGCGCTTTCTGGTGCTGACCTTCGTGCTGGCCGACCAACTGGTGCCGATCGGTTTCCTGCTCGCCGCCAAGTCAGTGTTGCGCTTCGGCGAATTGCGCGAGGACCGCGACCGCAAGCTGACCGAATACGTGCTGCTGGGCACCATGCTGAGCTTCGCCCTGACACTGTGCCTGGGCATCCTGATCCGCCGCGCGCTGGCGGCACTCTAG
- a CDS encoding flagellar basal body P-ring protein FlgI, with product MPAQAERIRDLASFAGVRDNALVGYGLVVGLDGSGDQTTQAPFTTQSLTNMLSQLGISVPAGTNMQLKNVAAVMITAQLPPFARQGQEIDVVVSSVGNARSLRGGTLLMAPLKGADGNVYAMAQGNVFVGGAGAQAGGSSVSINQQAGGSISGGATVEREVPLQLGANGILDLQLNEYSFDNAQRAVTAINQEFGAPVAAALDGRVIRLNAPMDSNNRVRFMARVQNIDLALGMEPARVIINSRTGSVVLTSTVTLRQAAVAYGNLSITIDNNPQVSQPNPLSQGQTVVVPNAEVSVSQEGGALQMLDTSADLAKVVSALNALGATPQDLMSILQALKASGSLRAELEII from the coding sequence ATGCCGGCACAGGCCGAGCGTATTCGCGACCTCGCTTCCTTCGCCGGGGTCCGTGACAACGCCCTGGTGGGCTATGGCCTGGTGGTCGGTCTGGATGGTTCGGGCGACCAGACCACCCAGGCGCCGTTCACCACCCAGAGCCTGACCAACATGCTTTCCCAGTTGGGCATCAGCGTGCCGGCCGGGACCAACATGCAGCTCAAGAACGTGGCGGCGGTCATGATCACCGCCCAGTTGCCGCCGTTTGCCCGTCAGGGCCAAGAGATCGATGTCGTCGTTTCCTCGGTGGGCAACGCGCGCAGCCTGCGCGGCGGCACCTTGCTGATGGCGCCACTCAAAGGGGCCGACGGCAACGTCTACGCCATGGCTCAGGGCAACGTCTTCGTCGGCGGCGCCGGCGCGCAGGCGGGCGGCAGCAGCGTGTCCATCAATCAGCAGGCCGGCGGCAGCATCAGTGGCGGGGCCACCGTCGAGCGCGAGGTGCCGCTGCAGCTCGGCGCCAACGGTATCCTGGACCTGCAGCTAAACGAATACAGTTTCGACAACGCCCAGCGCGCCGTGACGGCAATCAATCAGGAATTCGGCGCACCGGTAGCCGCGGCGCTCGACGGACGGGTGATCCGTTTAAATGCCCCCATGGACAGCAACAATCGTGTGCGTTTCATGGCCCGGGTACAGAACATCGACCTGGCGTTGGGGATGGAGCCGGCCCGGGTGATCATCAATTCGCGTACCGGATCGGTGGTATTGACCAGCACCGTGACGCTGCGCCAGGCGGCTGTGGCGTATGGCAATCTGTCGATCACCATCGACAACAATCCGCAGGTCAGCCAGCCGAATCCGCTGTCGCAGGGACAGACGGTAGTGGTGCCCAATGCCGAAGTGTCGGTGTCACAGGAAGGCGGCGCGTTGCAGATGCTCGATACCAGTGCCGATCTGGCCAAGGTGGTCAGTGCGCTCAATGCGCTGGGTGCAACGCCGCAGGATCTGATGTCGATCCTCCAGGCCCTCAAGGCCTCGGGCTCGCTGCGTGCGGAACTGGAGATCATCTGA
- a CDS encoding proline--tRNA ligase → MRASQLLIATLKEVPADAEIVSHQLMLRAGMIRRLTSGLYSWLPIGLRTLRKVERIVREEMDRAGAQEVLMPSVQPAELWQESGRWDQYGDLLLRIRDRHERDYCYGPTHEEVITDLVRKELSSYKQLPSNFYQIQTKFRDETRPRFGVMRSREFIMKDAYSFDVDQAGLQRSYEAMYDAYMRIFTRLGLNFRAVEADNGDIGGSGSHEFQVLADSGEDAVIFSTSSDYAANIEKAEALPAPLGEAPERPAPQEELRLVDTPDARTIAALVEQHGLPIDKTLKTLMVHAAQGGLIALLVRGDHELNEIKAENLAEVATPLTMATEAEIRAAVGAGPGSLGPVGLDMPVIVDRSVALMSDFGAGANVDGKHYFGINWERDVALPKVADLRNVVEGDPSPDGQGTLSIARGIEVGHVFQLGQKYSQAMNATVLDDSGKAAKLWMGCYGIGITRIVAAAIEQNHDDAGIIWPNAIAPFEVVLVPMNAHKSQRVRETAERLYGELKAQGIDVLLDDRDTRPGVKFADQELIGIPHRVVIGDRGLDNGELEYKGRRDNDNTMIAADSLVDFLRERLQG, encoded by the coding sequence ATGCGCGCCAGCCAACTGTTGATCGCCACCCTCAAGGAAGTGCCCGCCGACGCCGAGATCGTCAGCCACCAGCTGATGCTGCGCGCGGGCATGATTCGCCGCCTGACTTCGGGGCTCTACAGCTGGCTGCCGATCGGCCTGCGCACGCTGCGCAAGGTCGAGCGCATCGTTCGCGAGGAGATGGATCGCGCCGGCGCCCAGGAGGTGCTGATGCCTTCGGTCCAGCCGGCGGAACTGTGGCAGGAATCCGGCCGCTGGGACCAGTACGGCGACCTGCTGCTGCGCATCCGTGACCGCCACGAGCGTGACTACTGCTATGGCCCGACCCACGAGGAAGTGATCACCGATCTGGTGCGCAAGGAGCTCTCCAGCTACAAGCAGCTGCCGAGCAACTTCTACCAGATTCAGACCAAGTTCCGCGACGAGACCCGTCCGCGCTTCGGGGTGATGCGCTCGCGGGAATTCATCATGAAGGATGCCTACTCATTCGATGTCGACCAGGCCGGGCTCCAGCGCTCCTATGAGGCGATGTATGACGCCTATATGCGCATCTTCACTCGCCTGGGTCTGAATTTCCGCGCCGTCGAGGCCGACAACGGCGACATTGGCGGCAGTGGCTCCCACGAGTTCCAGGTGCTGGCCGACTCCGGCGAGGATGCGGTGATTTTCTCCACCTCGTCTGATTACGCCGCCAACATCGAGAAGGCCGAGGCACTGCCTGCCCCGCTGGGCGAGGCCCCTGAACGTCCGGCACCACAGGAAGAGCTGCGCCTGGTCGACACACCCGATGCCCGCACCATTGCCGCGCTGGTCGAGCAGCACGGCCTGCCGATCGACAAGACCCTCAAGACGCTGATGGTGCATGCCGCCCAGGGCGGGCTGATCGCCCTGCTGGTGCGCGGCGACCATGAACTCAACGAGATCAAGGCCGAGAACCTGGCCGAAGTGGCGACACCCTTGACCATGGCCACGGAGGCCGAGATCCGCGCCGCGGTGGGCGCCGGTCCGGGCTCGCTGGGTCCGGTCGGCCTCGACATGCCGGTCATCGTCGATCGCAGCGTGGCGCTGATGAGCGATTTCGGCGCCGGCGCCAACGTCGACGGCAAGCACTACTTCGGCATCAACTGGGAGCGCGACGTGGCCTTGCCCAAGGTCGCCGACCTGCGCAATGTGGTCGAGGGCGACCCCTCGCCGGACGGTCAGGGCACCCTGTCCATCGCCCGCGGCATCGAGGTGGGCCACGTCTTCCAACTGGGTCAGAAATATTCCCAGGCGATGAACGCCACGGTGCTCGACGACAGCGGCAAGGCCGCCAAGCTGTGGATGGGCTGCTACGGCATCGGCATTACCCGCATCGTCGCGGCGGCGATCGAACAGAACCATGACGACGCCGGAATCATCTGGCCCAACGCCATCGCCCCGTTCGAGGTGGTGCTGGTGCCGATGAATGCGCACAAGTCGCAGCGCGTGCGCGAAACCGCCGAACGCCTGTACGGCGAGCTCAAGGCCCAGGGCATTGACGTGTTGCTCGACGACCGCGATACGCGTCCCGGCGTCAAGTTTGCCGACCAGGAGCTGATCGGCATTCCGCATCGCGTGGTGATCGGCGATCGCGGACTCGATAACGGCGAGCTCGAATACAAGGGGCGCCGCGACAACGACAACACCATGATTGCCGCCGACAGCCTGGTCGACTTCCTGCGTGAACGCCTGCAGGGCTGA
- the flgJ gene encoding flagellar assembly peptidoglycan hydrolase FlgJ, with product MSMNSTGGQFALDMQGLQRLKQTASNRPEEGVREAAKQFEAVFLKMMLKSMRDASPQSGLLDSQQTRFYTEMLDQQWSQHLSGQGIGLAEQLVQQLEDRGLVPKADSVSESLIAGIPRGAPRVLHGGLQGGDLPTASRAGEALTEESPTRFLDALELKPAGSGYESTAGGASAAIDASGRERPAHVAEFLRELRGPAQAASRTTGVPAELILAQAALETGWGRNEIPTADGNNSYNLFGIKTGSQWQGETTDITTTEYVDGRAVKIVDRFRVYDDFEAAFTDYARLIGDNPRYAGVVTASNADAAARALQAGGYATDPAYADKLIAIMDTLGLRGTDEPQLAANASRPASDARAKLDAYAIDRLPTQIF from the coding sequence ATGTCGATGAATAGTACCGGCGGCCAGTTCGCACTCGACATGCAGGGGTTGCAGCGACTCAAGCAGACGGCCAGCAACCGGCCCGAGGAGGGTGTACGCGAGGCTGCCAAGCAGTTCGAGGCGGTCTTTCTCAAGATGATGCTCAAGAGCATGCGCGACGCGAGCCCTCAATCCGGATTGCTGGACAGTCAGCAGACGCGCTTTTATACGGAGATGCTCGATCAGCAGTGGTCGCAGCACTTGTCGGGGCAAGGCATCGGACTCGCCGAACAATTGGTGCAGCAACTCGAGGATCGTGGCCTGGTGCCCAAGGCCGACAGCGTCAGTGAGTCGCTGATCGCCGGGATACCACGGGGCGCGCCGCGAGTATTGCATGGCGGTCTGCAGGGCGGCGATCTGCCGACTGCTTCTCGGGCTGGCGAGGCGCTAACCGAGGAATCACCGACGCGGTTCCTCGATGCGCTGGAGCTGAAGCCGGCGGGGAGCGGCTATGAATCGACTGCTGGCGGTGCATCGGCGGCCATTGACGCTAGCGGCCGCGAGCGCCCGGCGCACGTCGCCGAGTTCCTGCGCGAGCTCCGCGGCCCGGCGCAGGCGGCCAGCCGCACCACCGGCGTGCCAGCCGAGCTGATTCTGGCACAGGCCGCGCTGGAAACCGGCTGGGGGCGCAATGAAATACCCACCGCGGATGGCAACAACAGCTACAACCTGTTCGGCATCAAGACGGGCAGTCAATGGCAGGGCGAGACCACCGACATCACCACCACCGAATATGTCGACGGGCGGGCGGTCAAGATCGTCGATCGCTTCCGCGTCTATGACGATTTCGAGGCGGCATTCACCGACTACGCCCGGTTGATCGGCGACAACCCGCGCTACGCCGGGGTGGTCACTGCCAGCAATGCCGACGCTGCGGCGCGCGCCTTGCAGGCGGGCGGTTATGCCACCGATCCGGCCTATGCCGACAAGCTGATCGCGATCATGGATACGCTGGGCTTGCGCGGGACGGATGAACCGCAACTGGCTGCGAATGCGTCGAGGCCGGCCAGCGACGCCCGCGCCAAGCTCGATGCCTACGCCATCGACCGGTTGCCGACGCAAATTTTCTGA